In Desertifilum tharense IPPAS B-1220, a genomic segment contains:
- a CDS encoding NIL domain-containing protein, which produces MKKRVTLTFPKRSVHMPVTYRLAKDFNVAANIIRAQVAPNQIGTLVVELLGDIDEVEAAIEWMRSQDIGVSAAKGEILIDEEACVHCGLCTGVCPTEALSLDKDSFRLTFTRSRCIVCEQCIPTCPVQAISTNL; this is translated from the coding sequence GTGAAAAAACGAGTGACGCTGACTTTTCCCAAACGTTCTGTGCATATGCCCGTTACCTATCGCTTGGCGAAGGATTTTAACGTCGCAGCCAATATTATCCGCGCCCAAGTTGCCCCCAATCAAATCGGGACGCTAGTGGTAGAGTTATTAGGCGATATTGATGAAGTTGAAGCTGCCATCGAGTGGATGCGATCGCAAGATATTGGCGTTTCGGCGGCGAAAGGCGAAATTCTCATTGATGAAGAGGCTTGCGTTCACTGCGGCTTATGTACGGGCGTGTGTCCCACAGAGGCGTTAAGCTTGGATAAGGATAGCTTTCGCCTCACCTTCACGCGATCGCGCTGTATCGTCTGCGAACAATGCATCCCCACTTGTCCAGTACAAGCCATTTCCACGAATCTATAG
- a CDS encoding thioredoxin family protein, with amino-acid sequence MNADSSQNQSKMATRVRNFLIAIAAITLSVAIFLGLQTQAPATSLTQMAEESVPLEVALSNGKPTLVEFYANWCTSCQAMAADLGELKQTYAEPLNFVMLNVDNTKWLPEMTRYRVDGIPHFVFLDNQGETVAQTIGEQPKSVMAENLNALIAGLPLPHAQTTGVASSVSPTRSPLQASQVEPRSHGTPIE; translated from the coding sequence ATGAACGCAGACTCTTCTCAAAACCAGTCCAAGATGGCTACCCGCGTGAGAAACTTTCTGATTGCGATCGCAGCCATTACTCTTAGCGTAGCGATTTTTTTGGGGTTGCAAACCCAAGCCCCGGCAACTTCTTTAACTCAGATGGCGGAAGAATCTGTCCCTTTGGAGGTAGCCTTAAGCAATGGTAAGCCTACCCTGGTTGAGTTTTACGCCAATTGGTGTACCAGTTGTCAAGCGATGGCGGCTGACTTGGGGGAACTCAAACAGACGTATGCTGAACCGCTGAATTTTGTCATGTTAAATGTTGACAATACTAAGTGGCTGCCAGAAATGACGCGCTATCGGGTGGATGGTATTCCCCATTTTGTCTTTCTCGATAACCAAGGGGAAACGGTGGCGCAGACTATTGGCGAACAACCTAAAAGCGTGATGGCAGAAAATCTCAATGCGCTCATTGCGGGTTTACCGCTACCTCACGCCCAAACTACGGGGGTAGCTTCTAGTGTATCGCCAACCCGTTCGCCTCTCCAAGCGAGTCAAGTGGAACCGCGATCGCACGGCACTCCGATCGAGTAA
- a CDS encoding type I restriction endonuclease, whose translation MVQILSAEKLTLYDLEKQFNLQLATEGPFFQEWKDPLPPITDSEQQHLERLKASYLHLAKRPMLEEMVKMVVLSPLLDMAGFYLPPFYSTSEESIEIREEDEGVVIRGKIDVLVLQDQLWILVIESKRAKFSLEPGIPQALVYMLANPNPEKPLFGLVTNGSNFIFLKLIQQEVPYYALSDEFTLRRANDLSTVLGILKRLGQVLVDPAQLNR comes from the coding sequence ATGGTACAGATTCTTTCAGCCGAAAAACTCACCCTCTACGACTTGGAAAAGCAATTTAACCTGCAATTGGCAACAGAGGGGCCATTTTTTCAGGAGTGGAAAGACCCTTTACCGCCAATAACCGACTCCGAACAACAACATCTAGAACGCCTGAAAGCCAGTTATCTGCACCTTGCCAAACGCCCCATGCTAGAAGAAATGGTGAAAATGGTGGTGTTATCTCCGTTATTGGATATGGCGGGTTTTTATCTACCCCCGTTTTATAGTACCAGCGAGGAATCCATAGAAATTCGCGAAGAAGATGAGGGCGTTGTTATCCGGGGCAAAATTGACGTTTTAGTCTTGCAAGACCAATTGTGGATACTGGTGATTGAATCAAAACGCGCTAAGTTTTCTCTAGAACCCGGAATTCCTCAAGCTTTGGTCTATATGCTGGCTAACCCCAACCCGGAAAAACCGCTGTTTGGCTTAGTCACCAATGGCAGTAACTTTATTTTCCTGAAACTCATTCAGCAAGAAGTCCCTTATTACGCCCTATCCGACGAATTCACCCTCAGACGGGCAAACGATTTATCTACTGTTCTGGGTATTCTCAAGCGTCTCGGTCAGGTCTTGGTTGACCCTGCCCAGCTCAACCGCTAG
- a CDS encoding PleD family two-component system response regulator, giving the protein MTVPHFLNSRQSPSDSSDLSKSDPDAPLVLIVDDNWLIQDLLRQMMEKDGYQVVTANSGQQALEVFARLQPDIVLLDASMPVMDGYTCCQLIQALPGGDRTPVLMITALEDTESVNRVFEAGAIDFVTKPINWAVLRQRVKRLLQQANLYKQLQTANSELQRLVSIDSLTQVANRRCFDETLEHELVRMSREQMPLALILCDVDFFKLYNDTYGHLEGDWCLKKIARAISDAVCRPGDLVARYGGEEFAIILPRTDAAGAVEVAKRVRNSVNQLQIPHAASQVSDYITVSMGITCTLPGEEVTPAKLIRAADIGLYRAKAQGRDRHSDLETTAE; this is encoded by the coding sequence ATGACAGTCCCTCACTTTTTGAACTCGCGTCAATCTCCTTCGGACAGTTCTGACCTTTCCAAAAGCGATCCAGATGCTCCCCTGGTCTTGATTGTGGATGATAACTGGCTGATTCAAGACCTCTTGCGGCAAATGATGGAAAAAGATGGCTATCAGGTGGTGACTGCCAATAGCGGACAGCAGGCGCTAGAGGTGTTTGCTCGCTTGCAACCCGATATTGTTCTCCTGGATGCTTCCATGCCTGTAATGGATGGTTACACCTGCTGTCAGCTCATCCAAGCGCTACCGGGGGGCGATCGCACTCCGGTGTTAATGATTACGGCTTTAGAGGATACGGAGTCTGTGAATCGGGTTTTTGAGGCTGGGGCGATTGATTTTGTGACCAAACCGATTAACTGGGCAGTTTTGCGCCAGCGGGTGAAGCGCTTGCTGCAACAAGCAAACCTGTACAAGCAACTGCAAACGGCTAATTCTGAGTTGCAACGTCTCGTCTCAATTGATAGTTTGACCCAAGTGGCGAATCGTCGGTGTTTTGATGAAACGCTGGAGCATGAACTGGTGAGAATGAGCCGCGAGCAAATGCCCTTAGCCCTGATTCTGTGCGATGTTGATTTCTTTAAGCTCTATAACGATACCTACGGCCATCTAGAAGGGGATTGGTGCTTAAAAAAGATTGCTCGCGCCATTAGCGATGCGGTGTGCCGTCCTGGGGATTTGGTGGCCCGCTATGGCGGTGAGGAATTTGCGATTATTCTGCCGAGAACGGATGCGGCGGGGGCGGTGGAGGTGGCTAAACGGGTGCGGAATTCGGTGAACCAGTTACAAATTCCCCATGCGGCTTCTCAAGTGAGCGATTATATTACGGTGAGTATGGGGATTACTTGCACGCTACCGGGTGAAGAGGTGACGCCTGCTAAGTTAATTCGGGCAGCCGATATTGGTTTATACCGCGCTAAGGCTCAAGGCCGCGATCGCCATTCGGATTTGGAGACAACAGCGGAATGA
- a CDS encoding EAL domain-containing response regulator, which produces MSKILIIEDELPIRANILELLEAEDFEVLEAANGQEGVNLAKQHQPDLILCDIMMPILNGYEVLKLLQEDSETAIIPVILLTAKADNLDIRRGMQLGADDYLTKPCTPDELLQAVEMRLAKQQALKARYVQAIAHVEEQLNHHLNYDGLTALPNRLQLREQFDRLTQKLGATGLVTVLYLGLDRFHRINETWGYAFGDRLLQALAQRLLSWVKPQKFIARIYDDQFALILADRVTNDEIRELVNFLGQSFRIEEQEIFISFSIGIAFYPDDGAILDPLLQNALLAMRQAKLLGGNQIQFYNPNLSLNCREYLVLETDLRSALSRNEFELYYQPQLCLKTQQIVGAEVLLRWHHSQRGLISPKTFLPIAEEIEAIFPIGDWVLETATQQAKLWQQFGNPEFRIAVNLSARQFFHPQLCQRLTQILQKTEFNPQCLELELTENVVVQNPEVAIAILGSLKDLGFKVALDDFGTGYSSLSYLQRFAFNILKIDRCFIEQIACDAKNKALTTAILQMARQLELQVVAEGVETPEELDFLKQQDCDLVQGHFICPPLSAPDFDNWLRQNSSVSVLDFSLESLPEIR; this is translated from the coding sequence ATGAGTAAAATTTTAATCATTGAAGACGAACTTCCCATTCGAGCCAATATTCTAGAATTGCTCGAAGCTGAAGATTTTGAGGTTTTAGAAGCTGCGAATGGACAAGAGGGGGTTAATCTGGCGAAACAGCATCAACCCGACCTAATTTTATGCGATATTATGATGCCTATTTTGAATGGCTATGAGGTATTAAAGCTTTTACAAGAAGATAGCGAAACGGCGATTATTCCGGTTATTTTATTAACTGCCAAAGCGGATAATTTGGATATTCGTCGAGGAATGCAATTGGGGGCTGATGATTATTTAACAAAGCCTTGCACTCCCGATGAGTTGCTCCAAGCTGTTGAAATGCGTTTAGCAAAACAGCAGGCATTAAAAGCACGTTATGTACAGGCGATCGCGCACGTTGAAGAGCAGTTAAATCACCATTTAAATTATGATGGGTTAACCGCATTACCCAATCGCTTGCAATTACGCGAACAGTTCGATCGACTCACCCAAAAATTAGGCGCTACCGGGCTAGTTACCGTTCTCTATTTAGGTTTGGATCGCTTTCATCGCATTAATGAAACCTGGGGGTATGCTTTTGGCGATCGCCTTTTGCAAGCCCTCGCCCAACGGCTGCTAAGTTGGGTAAAGCCACAAAAGTTTATTGCTCGAATTTATGACGATCAATTTGCCTTAATTCTCGCCGATCGAGTCACTAACGATGAAATTAGAGAATTGGTTAATTTTCTCGGTCAATCCTTTAGAATTGAAGAACAAGAAATCTTTATTTCCTTTAGCATTGGCATTGCTTTTTATCCCGATGATGGCGCGATCCTCGATCCCTTGCTGCAAAATGCCTTATTAGCGATGAGACAAGCAAAGCTGCTAGGGGGAAATCAGATTCAATTTTATAATCCTAACCTATCGCTCAACTGTCGCGAATATTTGGTTCTCGAAACTGACTTGCGATCGGCTTTATCGCGAAACGAGTTTGAACTTTACTACCAACCGCAGCTTTGCTTAAAAACACAACAAATTGTTGGTGCAGAAGTGCTTTTGCGATGGCATCATTCCCAGCGGGGATTAATTTCTCCCAAAACCTTCTTACCCATTGCTGAAGAGATAGAAGCAATTTTTCCGATTGGCGATTGGGTTTTAGAAACCGCCACCCAACAGGCTAAACTTTGGCAGCAATTCGGCAATCCTGAATTTAGGATAGCGGTCAACTTATCCGCTCGCCAGTTTTTCCATCCCCAACTTTGCCAGCGGTTAACCCAAATCCTACAAAAGACGGAGTTTAATCCCCAGTGTTTAGAGCTAGAATTAACAGAAAATGTCGTTGTCCAGAATCCTGAAGTCGCGATCGCAATTCTGGGTTCCCTCAAAGATTTGGGGTTCAAGGTTGCCTTAGACGATTTCGGGACGGGTTATTCTTCCCTAAGCTATCTGCAAAGATTTGCCTTTAATATTCTCAAAATCGATCGCTGCTTTATCGAACAAATTGCTTGCGATGCCAAAAATAAAGCCCTGACAACTGCTATCCTCCAAATGGCTCGCCAACTTGAACTGCAAGTAGTAGCTGAGGGAGTAGAAACCCCTGAAGAACTAGACTTTCTCAAGCAGCAAGACTGCGATCTCGTTCAAGGTCATTTCATTTGTCCCCCTTTAAGCGCCCCAGACTTTGACAACTGGCTGAGACAAAACAGCAGCGTATCCGTCTTAGACTTTAGCCTTGAGAGCTTACCGGAGATTCGATAA
- a CDS encoding phosphopantetheine-binding protein, whose amino-acid sequence MSSDYELQVLKVAIQHYFNKFSPASLAELQQLEENCDLTVWKVATWIYQESGHPADFSRVRDIIQARIPNIKSRLLAEQKRKEEAEARRRLEQQRQAEAKAEAQRILEQKQREEAEKAHRLLEQKRQEELEAQRILEPKRKEKAEAQRLLEEKRLQEEERQRLLIKQRQEEEEAEARRILEEKQRKEAEIKVRVAPLLDQFQGNEKKATVFFKVRQIVAKYLDLDDEDINTSFEIEDNEGLDTVYIFEDVEEEFELEIPDEEVDQKLGRYWQLGFSFDNLLNLVYEQLGDEYFQYEEAEKPGVVLDEKQQQEAEFRAKKISLLEQLEGNQKKFDLFLELQQIIGEEGGIEQEDIQLNAHLSHDLGFDDEGASRLIVTIEELFKVEVFSDDLKQLGIYWARGWTFSSEPSDNNDHQGELCLVRELLDWLYSRVEA is encoded by the coding sequence ATGAGTAGCGATTATGAATTGCAAGTGCTGAAGGTAGCAATTCAGCATTATTTTAATAAATTCTCGCCTGCATCTCTAGCCGAACTTCAACAGCTTGAAGAAAATTGCGATCTAACGGTTTGGAAGGTTGCTACCTGGATTTATCAAGAAAGCGGACATCCAGCAGATTTTAGTCGAGTTCGAGATATTATCCAAGCTCGAATTCCCAATATAAAATCTCGGTTGCTAGCCGAACAAAAGCGTAAAGAAGAAGCTGAAGCGCGTCGTCGTCTCGAACAGCAACGCCAAGCAGAGGCGAAGGCTGAAGCCCAACGCATTCTTGAACAAAAACAACGGGAAGAAGCTGAAAAAGCCCATCGCCTTCTCGAACAAAAGCGTCAAGAAGAATTGGAAGCTCAACGCATTCTTGAACCAAAGCGCAAAGAGAAAGCTGAAGCCCAACGTCTTCTAGAAGAGAAACGCTTGCAAGAAGAGGAACGTCAACGTCTCCTTATAAAACAGCGCCAGGAAGAAGAAGAGGCGGAAGCGCGTCGTATTCTTGAGGAAAAACAACGGAAAGAAGCAGAGATTAAGGTTAGAGTTGCGCCTTTGTTAGACCAATTTCAAGGAAACGAGAAGAAGGCAACTGTCTTTTTCAAAGTGCGTCAAATAGTTGCTAAATACTTGGATCTTGATGATGAAGATATCAATACTTCATTTGAGATTGAAGATAATGAAGGTCTGGACACAGTATACATATTTGAGGATGTAGAAGAAGAGTTTGAATTAGAAATTCCTGATGAAGAAGTCGATCAAAAATTAGGACGTTATTGGCAATTAGGGTTTTCATTCGATAACTTATTAAATCTTGTATATGAACAGCTTGGTGATGAATATTTTCAGTACGAAGAAGCGGAAAAACCTGGTGTTGTCCTTGATGAAAAACAACAACAAGAAGCAGAATTTCGTGCTAAAAAGATTTCTTTGCTAGAACAACTTGAGGGAAATCAGAAAAAATTTGATTTGTTTTTAGAATTACAACAAATCATAGGTGAAGAAGGAGGCATAGAACAAGAGGATATTCAGTTAAATGCTCATCTATCCCATGATTTGGGTTTTGATGATGAAGGTGCTAGTAGACTGATCGTAACAATAGAAGAGTTATTTAAAGTTGAAGTCTTTAGTGACGATCTTAAACAATTAGGCATCTACTGGGCACGCGGTTGGACTTTTAGCTCGGAGCCAAGCGATAATAATGACCATCAAGGCGAATTATGCTTAGTCCGAGAACTTTTAGACTGGTTATACAGTAGGGTTGAGGCTTAG
- a CDS encoding response regulator has protein sequence MIKILVIEDEDAIRENLIDLLEISNFEALSADNGKTGLELATQFCPDLILCDVMMPEMDGYEVLAHLRSQPRTATIPFIFLSAKAARPDLRQGMNLGADDYLTKPYTPDEILGAIASRLEKHQQVQNNLQTKLNELRSNIAYSLPHEFRTPLNSILGFSELLVRHPEKLDPTDIQEMADGIHRAGQRLYRLIQNFLLYADLELVLSSPESVAQWRQQTTPYSQVIIQNTSIRQAQATNREQDLELDLIETDVPLSATSLQKIVEELTNNAFKFSTAGTPVKVSSQIGPSAFKLTVSDRGRGMSREQVANLGAYMQFERDYYEQQGSGLGLAIVKRLVELHQGRLEIKSIPQQQTLVQAIIPLLSPNPNGDRGLEP, from the coding sequence ATGATCAAAATATTAGTGATTGAAGATGAAGATGCCATCCGCGAAAACTTAATTGATTTACTGGAAATTTCTAACTTTGAAGCCTTGAGTGCCGATAATGGTAAAACTGGATTAGAACTCGCCACCCAATTCTGTCCCGATCTGATTCTGTGCGATGTGATGATGCCAGAAATGGACGGCTACGAAGTTTTAGCGCACCTGCGTTCCCAGCCGCGTACGGCGACGATCCCCTTTATTTTCCTCAGCGCTAAAGCCGCGCGTCCCGATCTGCGTCAGGGGATGAACCTCGGCGCGGATGACTACCTCACTAAACCCTACACCCCCGATGAAATTCTAGGCGCGATCGCCTCTCGCTTAGAGAAACACCAACAGGTTCAAAACAACCTGCAAACCAAACTCAACGAACTCAGAAGCAACATCGCCTATTCTTTACCCCACGAATTTCGCACGCCCCTCAACAGCATCCTCGGCTTTTCAGAATTACTCGTGCGCCATCCTGAAAAATTGGACCCGACAGACATTCAAGAAATGGCTGATGGCATCCATCGTGCGGGTCAGCGTCTCTATCGACTCATCCAAAACTTCTTACTCTACGCGGACTTAGAATTAGTGCTATCCAGTCCGGAATCTGTCGCCCAATGGCGTCAACAGACCACGCCCTACAGTCAAGTCATTATCCAAAATACCAGCATCCGCCAAGCCCAAGCGACCAATCGCGAACAAGATTTAGAACTCGACCTCATCGAAACGGATGTCCCTCTGTCTGCCACCAGCTTGCAAAAAATTGTCGAAGAATTAACCAATAATGCCTTCAAATTTTCAACGGCGGGCACGCCCGTTAAAGTCAGCAGCCAAATAGGACCCAGCGCGTTTAAACTTACGGTTAGCGATCGCGGTCGCGGTATGAGTCGAGAACAAGTCGCCAACCTCGGTGCCTACATGCAATTTGAGCGAGATTACTACGAACAACAGGGTTCGGGCTTAGGTCTGGCCATCGTCAAACGCCTCGTGGAATTACACCAAGGACGACTAGAAATTAAGAGCATTCCCCAGCAACAAACGCTCGTGCAAGCCATCATTCCGCTGTTGTCTCCAAATCCGAATGGCGATCGCGGCCTTGAGCCTTAG
- the leuA gene encoding 2-isopropylmalate synthase, giving the protein MLKNPSVKYRPFAPIALSDRTWPNRTLTHPPIWLSTDLRDGNQALIEPMNVQRKLRMFELLVRMGFKEIEVAFPSASQTDFDFVRSLIEQQLIPDDVTLQVLTQARDSLIRRTFESLQGAKRAIVHVYNATSPVFRRTVFNLDRPETLNLAVKAAQLMRELALRSPETEWFFEYSPETFTATELDFAKEICDAVLDVWEPTPEHKAIINLPATVEVATPNLFADQVEWMHRHLARRDSVVLSVHPHNDRGCAIAAAELAQMAGADRVEGCLFAHGERTGNVDLVTLALNLYTQGIHPGLDFSEIDEIARTVEDCTQLPIHPRHPYVGDLVYTAFSGSHQDAIKKGFAVQQPDTLWEVPYLPLDPADVGRTYESVVRVNSQSGKGGIAFLLERDYQIALPRRLQIEFSQVVQQVMDTTGKELAASDLWQLFDWEYLQAVTPLKYIAHHLSEVGEKQAIALTLQAGDKTLTVEGTGNGPIDASIHALNLGIRVRHYEEHSLSQGSDAYAIAYIELAIDSLPSSLHGVGIHPNTVTASLLAVLSAVNRLWQTADSQTQTRLIPRGV; this is encoded by the coding sequence GTGTTGAAAAATCCTAGCGTTAAATATCGTCCATTTGCCCCCATTGCATTATCCGATCGAACCTGGCCGAATCGTACCCTCACTCATCCCCCCATTTGGTTAAGTACCGACTTGCGAGATGGAAACCAAGCCTTAATTGAACCGATGAACGTTCAACGTAAGTTGAGGATGTTTGAATTATTGGTGAGGATGGGGTTCAAGGAAATTGAAGTGGCGTTTCCCTCCGCTTCCCAAACTGACTTTGATTTTGTGCGATCGCTCATCGAACAGCAACTCATCCCCGATGACGTTACCCTTCAAGTTTTAACCCAAGCTAGAGACAGTTTAATTCGGCGAACCTTTGAATCGTTGCAAGGGGCAAAACGCGCCATCGTCCATGTTTATAATGCCACTTCCCCCGTCTTTCGGCGTACCGTATTTAACTTAGATCGCCCAGAAACCCTCAATTTGGCAGTGAAAGCGGCTCAGTTGATGCGAGAATTGGCACTTAGATCGCCCGAAACCGAGTGGTTTTTTGAATATTCCCCCGAAACCTTTACAGCCACAGAGTTAGACTTTGCTAAAGAAATCTGCGATGCAGTGTTGGATGTCTGGGAACCAACGCCAGAACACAAAGCCATTATCAACTTACCCGCCACAGTAGAAGTCGCCACCCCCAACCTCTTCGCCGACCAAGTGGAATGGATGCACCGTCACTTAGCCAGACGGGATAGTGTAGTATTGAGCGTGCATCCCCATAACGATCGCGGTTGTGCGATCGCGGCGGCTGAACTGGCGCAAATGGCAGGCGCAGATCGAGTAGAAGGCTGCTTATTTGCTCATGGCGAACGGACAGGAAATGTCGATCTCGTCACGCTAGCCTTAAATCTCTATACCCAAGGCATTCATCCCGGTTTAGACTTCTCGGAAATTGACGAAATTGCCCGCACGGTGGAAGATTGCACCCAGTTACCCATCCACCCCCGCCATCCCTACGTCGGAGATTTGGTGTATACGGCGTTTTCGGGTTCGCACCAAGATGCGATTAAAAAAGGTTTCGCCGTTCAACAACCCGATACCTTGTGGGAAGTGCCGTATCTTCCCCTCGATCCGGCAGATGTGGGACGAACTTACGAGTCTGTGGTGCGCGTCAATAGCCAGTCGGGGAAAGGGGGAATTGCCTTTTTACTCGAACGCGACTATCAGATCGCCTTACCGCGTCGCTTGCAGATTGAGTTCAGCCAGGTGGTGCAACAAGTCATGGATACAACGGGTAAAGAGTTAGCCGCTAGCGATCTGTGGCAGTTATTTGACTGGGAATATTTGCAAGCTGTTACCCCCTTAAAGTATATTGCCCATCACCTCTCGGAAGTGGGAGAGAAACAGGCGATCGCCCTGACTCTCCAAGCCGGAGACAAAACCCTAACCGTAGAAGGGACGGGTAATGGCCCGATTGATGCGTCGATCCATGCCTTAAACTTGGGGATACGGGTTCGCCACTACGAGGAACATTCCCTGAGTCAGGGTAGCGATGCTTATGCGATCGCCTATATTGAACTTGCGATTGACTCTCTTCCCAGTTCTTTGCATGGCGTCGGAATTCACCCCAACACTGTAACCGCCTCCTTACTCGCTGTTCTCAGCGCGGTTAACCGCCTTTGGCAAACCGCCGACAGCCAAACCCAAACTCGTTTAATTCCTAGGGGAGTTTAA